In Phycisphaerae bacterium, the genomic stretch GAACTCTGTGCCGATCGGTCCAAGAACAGCTAAGCTCTGACAGAAGGAGAAGCATACGTGGCCATACCCGATTACCAGTCGATCATGCTTCCCTTGCTCAGACTCGCCGACGATGGAAACGATCATTCCTTACGAGAGGCGATTGAGGGCCTATCCAATGAGTTGGAACTTACGGAGGCGGAGAGAAGTGAACTCTTGCCAAGCGGGCAACAGCCGAAGTTTGACAATCGTGTTCATTGGGCGCGGTCCTACCTGACTAAGGCGGGGCTCCTGGAGGCCCCGCGTCGCGGGCATTTCCGGATAACTGATCGTGGCCGAGAAGTCCTGTCCCAGAAGCCAGTCAGAATAGATGTCAGGTTTCTCGATCAGTTCCCCGAGTTCGTGGAGTTCAGATCAAAGCACCGCGAACGTGAACAGGGCGGAGACACGTCCGAAGGAGAGACTCTACAGACCCCCGGCGAGATGCTCGAATCCGCATATCAGAGGCTACGCGAAGATCTGTCGGCTGAGCTCCTGAAATCCGTGAAGGAATGTACTCCTTCCTTCTTTGAGCGGCTCGTCATCGACGTCTTGGTCAGGATGGGCTACGGCGGTTCCCGAAAAGAAGCCGGCAGGGCCATCGGTCGAAGCGGGGACGAGGGGATAGACGGTATCATCAATGAAGACCGCTTGGGTCTCGATGTAATCTACGTTCAAGCCAAGCGATGGCATGCGACGATAGGCCGTCCGGAGATTCAGAAATTTGCTGGCGCTCTTCAAGGCCATCGTGCGAGGAAAGGGGTCTTTATTACAACCTCTGACTTCACTCGTGAGGCCCAGGAGTACGTTTCGAGGATCGATTCGAAGATCGTCCTCATCGACGGCGAGCAGTTGGCTCAGTTCATGATCGACCACAACGTCGGGGTCACTCCCGTAACAGCGTATGAAACCAAGAAGATCGACAGCGATTACTTCATAGGGGACTAGGTTTAACCGTCAGCCTGCGGGCATCCGCAACGACACCCTCGTGGCTAACAGCTCGTCGCCGGCTGGGGCTTCCTCACACTGGTCAGCTAAAAACGCACGTCCTCATGGAAGGGGGATTGAGGACGGGAGATGGCGGGTGAACCTCGCCTTCGGCGAGAACCTCCCGCCCTACTCGGCCTACGCCTGGCCGGTGATCCGGTCGAGGGAGGTTTGGCGGTCGGGGTAGATTTGGAAGATTTCGGTGAGCCGCATGGTTTCGAAGACTTGTCGAACGGCGGCGTTGAGGTTGGTCAGGTACACGTCGCCGCCGTAGGTTCGGACGCGCTTCAGGACGACCAGGAGCATGTTGATGGCGGTGGTGGAGACGAAGGCGACGTGCCGCAGGTCGATGAGGAGTTTCTTGGGCCTGTGGCTTTGGATTTCCTGCTCGAAGGGGGCGAGCAGGTCAATGGCGTGGGGCATGGTGGTGATTTCGGCGGACCCCAGGGTCGCCACGGTCACGCCGCTTTCCGTATCAAACGCCACCCC encodes the following:
- a CDS encoding restriction endonuclease, producing the protein MAIPDYQSIMLPLLRLADDGNDHSLREAIEGLSNELELTEAERSELLPSGQQPKFDNRVHWARSYLTKAGLLEAPRRGHFRITDRGREVLSQKPVRIDVRFLDQFPEFVEFRSKHREREQGGDTSEGETLQTPGEMLESAYQRLREDLSAELLKSVKECTPSFFERLVIDVLVRMGYGGSRKEAGRAIGRSGDEGIDGIINEDRLGLDVIYVQAKRWHATIGRPEIQKFAGALQGHRARKGVFITTSDFTREAQEYVSRIDSKIVLIDGEQLAQFMIDHNVGVTPVTAYETKKIDSDYFIGD
- a CDS encoding STAS domain-containing protein yields the protein MAADTSRDGVAFDTESGVTVATLGSAEITTMPHAIDLLAPFEQEIQSHRPKKLLIDLRHVAFVSTTAINMLLVVLKRVRTYGGDVYLTNLNAAVRQVFETMRLTEIFQIYPDRQTSLDRITGQA